Below is a window of Culturomica massiliensis DNA.
TCGTTTTTAACTGGATAGACAACAACGGTAAAACCATCACCGACCAAAATGACCGTTACCGGAATGAGCAGGTTTGTAAACGGCTTAAACAAAAATACGGTTTATATTTTGCTCCCGGTAAAGAAAACGTAAAACAAGACCGCTTGAAAGAACCGGATAAAACGAAATATGAAATCTACAACGTCATTAAAAGTGGTTTGAAATATGCTAAAGATTGGCAACTACTACAAGGCTATTTATCCAAAGAGGGAATACAAATCCGCTTCAAATACAAAGGACAAACAAATGAAGTACAAGGAATATCCTTTACAAAAGGAGAATATAGTTTTAAAGGCTCGGAGATAGACCGGAGTTTTAGCTATTCAAAATTAGATGCACAACTAAATCGGAACAGCCAGCAGCAACAGGAAACCGTTACAATAAAACCGGATTATTCGACACCGAAAGAAACGAATTCCGGTTTTGGGAAAAATGGAAATCTGTTTGGTTTTTCCAATTCGGGAAGTATGCCTGACGATGGCGAATAAATGAGATTAAACGAACTAAAGAAAAAGAAGAAGAAACGTAAATTAGGATTATAAGATTATGGAACAGGAAATTATATTAGAGGGTATTAATGCCATGTTAGAGGAAATCTGGGACAACATGAAAAAGAATCCGGAACAGAAAATGATAAATTCAAGATTAGCAGTTATTGAAAAGACGTGTAATGACCTTGCAGGTCAGAAGTTTGTCACCGAAGAAGTTATGGCTCAATTTTTGGCTTGTACATTTCAAAGGGTAATGGAGATGAATGAGAAACAGGATGAAAAGATTGAAAAATTAGAAAAATAGCACCCGGGGACGGGGGCAAAGTGCTAATAAATATCTCAATTATAGCATAAATAATATTTCGCAGACCTTCTTACATAAAGGCTTGACTTTGATTACAAAAATAGAAAACTCTTTGAATACCCCCAAAAGTTATCAAAATATAATTTCTCTGTAATTACATTCTTATAGCTGTCCAGACGTCCAGACGTTTCAACGTCAATACGTCCAGATGTCCGGACGCTCCAACAGAAGAATATCCATCTGCAATACAGTTAGCTAATGATTTATACTTACTATACAGTATTGAGCAGTATCACCTAACTAACTTCTTCTTAAAATCTAAGGAAATACTTTATTATCTGAAAGTAAACCTTGTTAGCATCAGCTAACAGCAAGATGTGTCTATCGTTACTCAGAACATTTCGAGTAACTCGAAATTCTTGCCTCTTACAGGGGAAAATCAACCTCCAAAGTCGGTTGATTAAAGTTGATGAAAATCAAAATTTATATTGTTAAATATGTGTTATAAATATTGTTATATTTGTAGAAAAGTAATAATGAATATTTATGAAGATATTAGTAGATACTAATATACTGATTCATCTGGAAGATAATAAAGTTATAGATGAGACGTTTTCTAAATTTTATAATTTAGCGATTTCCAATAATTGTCATATTTTTTATCATCCTTTTGCCGTTCCGGAGGATATTTTAAGAGATAAAAATGATGAACGTAGAAATATCATTTTATCTAAATTAGGAAAATATCAGAAATTGAATAACCCAGCTGTCTCTGATCAGTTTTTTCAATCTCAATTAAAAAATAACTGTGTTAATGATCAGTGTGATAATGAACAACTTTATCAGGTATATCGTAATTTCGTTGATCTTTTTATAACTCAAGATAATGGAATCCATACTAAAGCACAAAAATTAGGCTTGAATAATAAGGTGTTAAATGTACAGGTTGCATTGGAATATTTGAAAAGTATTTTTACAATAGTTCTCCCAACTCATCCTGTTTTAAAAGGCCATAGTATAAGAGAATTGGAACCTGAATTTAATCAGTCATTTTTTGACAGTTTAAGAGAGGATTATAATCAAGCGTTATTTGATAATTGGCTATTGAAATGTGTTATTGATGACCGTCAATGTTATTCTGTTCGAGTTCAAAACGATCTTATTGCACTATTGATTTATAAAGTTGAAAATGTAGGAGAGCACCAGATTCCAGCTCTTTATGAAAATGTATTGAAAATATGTACTTTAAAAGTAGCTGATAATGCTTTCGGATTGAAATTGGGTGAATTATTTATTAATAAGATGTTTGAATATTGTATAAATCAATGTATAAATTATTTGTATTTAACGGTATATGAAAAACAAGATCATTTGCGAAAATTATTAAATAAGCTTGGTTTTCAAGAAGAAAGATTTATCAATAAACAGGGAGTACAAGAATTGAGATTATTAAAATGTTTAGATAAATCTAAAATTACTTTGAAAGAGAATAATATACTTATTCATCCGTACTATTTTGATGGAGAGGAAATTAACAAATACGTAGTTCCTATTCGCCCTGAATTTTACGGAACCTTATTCAAGGATGGTAAATTACGATACCCAACTTTATTTGATGAAGGTATTGATAGTTTAAATGAAATTCAAGGAAATACTATCATAAAAGCCTATATTTCTAATTCACGAATAACTTCATTGAAAATGGGAGATTTATTATTATTTTATTCATCAAGAACTGATAAAGTAATAGAGCCTATAGGTGTTTTAGAATCTGCTCAACGTATTGATGATTTTGAGGAATTGTGGAAAATAGTACAAAGAAAAACAGTATTTTCACGCGATAAACTTTATGAGTGGTTTTGTGAAAAGAAGTCCTTACATGTAATCACTTTTCGATTAATTACGTATTTGAAAAAGAAAATTCAGTATAAAAATATTCAACAATTAGATAGTTTTAAGAACAAACTCCAATCGATTACTAAGCTAAAAGAATGTGATTATCAAAAATTGAAAAAAGATGGATACTTTGACGAGCGTTATATTATCAATTAAACCAGAATACGCTAAAGCTATAATGTCTGGTAAGAAAAGAGTGGAATTTAGGAGGAAGATATTTAAAAGGCCCGTAAATAAGGTTTATGTATATTCATCTTCGCCAGTAAAAAAAATAATAGGTTTTTTTATTATTGATAGTATTATTGAAGATTCGCCGCTTCGTTTGTGGGCCCAATTCAAAGAAATTGGAGGAATAAATGAGAAAGATTTTTTTAATTATTTTAATGAAGTTGAAAAAGGTTTTTCAATTTTGATAAAAGAATATAAAAAATTTGGCAGAGGTATAGATCCTGCTGATTTTTTTGAGAATTTTTGTGCACCACAGTCATATATTTACCTGGAAGAAAATTCAGAATTATTAAATGCAGCTCAGATTTTGTAAATGTTTTTATGACATTGAAGATTCAAAAATCATGTTGGAATTTGATCAATATCTTAAAATAGATAAATTAGATCGATAGAGATTTATAGATATTGATATGAAAATTGAGTATAATAGATGTAATGAAATCTGACAAAATAATATTACAACATTTAAAGTTCTCTCATAATTTTAGAGATGTATTCCAGCGATTGGGATATAAAGACTATTGGGAATGGGAGGGATCCTTAAATTTTGATATTCATGTTGCATCTTTGATGAAATTGCAAAGTATCAATGCTTATATTGCTTCATTTAAATTTTGTGAATTTGAAAATGTCTTTTTTAGTGCATCTTACGCGTTGGAAAAAGCGTCTGAAGAAAAAAATAACTGTAGCTACGTTGCGGACAAATATATATATCCAGAATATGAATTTTTGAAAAATGCGATATTATGGTATAATGCTTGTTATGATCATATTTTGCAGGTTATCTATTTTGTATTTGATTTTAATGATCCGGTAAAATCGGAAATGACTTATCGAAGGAATTTAGTAAAATGTCGTTTTTCGCCAAATTCCCCTTTTTACAAAAAGTTTCAACAGTTAGCAGAAGAGAATAAGTTTGCACGTGAGTTATTCGATCGCTTAACAGATTTCTATAGACGAACACCATTGGATACTTGGGCTAATCGTCTGAAACATACAGGTGATTTTTGGTTTGGTGGTAACTATCCTCCAATCTGCGAAATTAGTTTTCAAGAAATCGATACTGATTATGAATTTCTTCCTTCTTTTCTTAAGGGAATTATACCTTCAGAAGAAGAAGTAATCGAGGAGTTAATTAGGCAAAATAATCGAATAGTTTCATTTGTTGATTATCTTTATCAATTTATAGGTTTTGCAGAATTACATAGTATTGAGAAAGATATAATAAGTGAAAGACCAGAAAAATACGATAAAAAATTTTCGGCTA
It encodes the following:
- a CDS encoding relaxase/mobilization nuclease domain-containing protein, producing MKIVLLAPGTGVKCYRESIIQSFATQRLMNPDIKKPVGHISLNYSVEDAPKLTDLKMIDLAHEYMKEMGIVNTQYIIVCHHDRKHPHVHIVFNWIDNNGKTITDQNDRYRNEQVCKRLKQKYGLYFAPGKENVKQDRLKEPDKTKYEIYNVIKSGLKYAKDWQLLQGYLSKEGIQIRFKYKGQTNEVQGISFTKGEYSFKGSEIDRSFSYSKLDAQLNRNSQQQQETVTIKPDYSTPKETNSGFGKNGNLFGFSNSGSMPDDGE
- a CDS encoding GNAT family N-acetyltransferase; the protein is MKILVDTNILIHLEDNKVIDETFSKFYNLAISNNCHIFYHPFAVPEDILRDKNDERRNIILSKLGKYQKLNNPAVSDQFFQSQLKNNCVNDQCDNEQLYQVYRNFVDLFITQDNGIHTKAQKLGLNNKVLNVQVALEYLKSIFTIVLPTHPVLKGHSIRELEPEFNQSFFDSLREDYNQALFDNWLLKCVIDDRQCYSVRVQNDLIALLIYKVENVGEHQIPALYENVLKICTLKVADNAFGLKLGELFINKMFEYCINQCINYLYLTVYEKQDHLRKLLNKLGFQEERFINKQGVQELRLLKCLDKSKITLKENNILIHPYYFDGEEINKYVVPIRPEFYGTLFKDGKLRYPTLFDEGIDSLNEIQGNTIIKAYISNSRITSLKMGDLLLFYSSRTDKVIEPIGVLESAQRIDDFEELWKIVQRKTVFSRDKLYEWFCEKKSLHVITFRLITYLKKKIQYKNIQQLDSFKNKLQSITKLKECDYQKLKKDGYFDERYIIN
- a CDS encoding ASCH domain-containing protein yields the protein MDTLTSVILSIKPEYAKAIMSGKKRVEFRRKIFKRPVNKVYVYSSSPVKKIIGFFIIDSIIEDSPLRLWAQFKEIGGINEKDFFNYFNEVEKGFSILIKEYKKFGRGIDPADFFENFCAPQSYIYLEENSELLNAAQIL